A single region of the Wenzhouxiangella sp. XN24 genome encodes:
- a CDS encoding amidohydrolase, which yields MRINPALVMLTALGALVAPPAHGETADRIWTGGTILTMNDAAMRAEAVAVKDGRILAVGAADMVMAHRGEGTEVVDLEGRAMVPGFVDSHGHVFMGGLQALSANMLAPPDGEVADIASMQRVIREWMAANSKIVEQIDLVIGFGYDNAQLAELRHPTREDLDAVSTEVPIVLVHQSGHIGAMNSKALAETGITAASKNPAGGIIRRSEDGEPDGVVEETAFFAALIKLIPRVGEAGARQMVRAGSELWARYGYTTGQEGRTSPGTANVLRAVADEGGLAIDVVAYGDVLVDRDYIAKNADRNYHNRYRLGGAKLTIDGSPQGFTAWRDRPYYAPVGDYPPGYVGYPAVTNEQVIDAVDWAYENGVQILTHSNGEAASDLLIAAHSAASETHGATGRRDVLIHGQFLRQDQVESYDRLGIFPSLFPMHTFYWGDWHRDHTLGPVSAENISPTGWVVARGMKFGSHHDAPVAFPDSMRILDATVTRRSRSGDIIGPAHRVDVITALKAMTIWPAWQHYEEHWKGSIEAGKLADLVVLSADPTAIDPETIDQIKVLETIKNGTTVFALEGAAASSTPDPVTNPAMTRLLAALGHYDGQPSFANPLLPRRSTPATATCMSEGILNLTTAMLSAMPATTEQQQ from the coding sequence ATGCGTATCAACCCAGCCCTCGTAATGCTGACCGCCCTTGGCGCCCTGGTCGCCCCACCGGCTCACGGCGAAACCGCCGACCGGATCTGGACCGGCGGCACCATCCTGACCATGAACGACGCCGCCATGCGCGCCGAGGCCGTGGCCGTAAAGGACGGACGGATCCTCGCCGTCGGTGCTGCGGACATGGTCATGGCCCATCGCGGTGAAGGCACCGAGGTGGTCGATCTCGAAGGCCGCGCGATGGTGCCCGGTTTCGTCGACAGCCACGGCCACGTCTTTATGGGCGGCCTGCAGGCGCTGTCCGCGAACATGCTGGCGCCCCCGGACGGCGAGGTCGCGGACATCGCCTCCATGCAGCGCGTCATTCGCGAATGGATGGCGGCCAACAGCAAGATCGTCGAGCAGATCGACCTGGTCATCGGCTTCGGCTACGACAACGCGCAGCTGGCCGAACTCCGGCACCCAACTCGCGAGGATCTCGATGCGGTATCCACCGAAGTGCCGATCGTGCTCGTCCACCAGTCCGGCCATATCGGCGCGATGAACTCGAAAGCGCTTGCGGAAACCGGCATCACTGCGGCATCCAAGAACCCGGCCGGCGGCATCATCCGCCGCAGCGAGGACGGCGAGCCCGACGGCGTGGTCGAAGAGACGGCGTTCTTCGCGGCGCTGATCAAGCTGATTCCGCGTGTCGGCGAGGCCGGCGCAAGACAGATGGTCCGTGCGGGCAGCGAACTCTGGGCGCGCTACGGCTACACGACCGGGCAGGAGGGCCGCACGTCGCCGGGCACCGCCAATGTCCTGCGCGCGGTCGCCGATGAGGGCGGCCTGGCGATCGACGTGGTGGCCTACGGCGACGTCCTGGTCGATCGCGACTACATCGCGAAAAACGCCGACCGCAACTACCACAATCGCTATCGCCTCGGCGGCGCGAAGCTGACCATCGACGGCTCGCCGCAAGGCTTCACGGCCTGGCGGGATCGTCCGTACTACGCTCCCGTCGGCGATTATCCGCCGGGCTACGTGGGTTATCCCGCCGTGACCAACGAGCAGGTGATCGACGCGGTCGACTGGGCCTACGAAAACGGCGTCCAGATTCTCACGCACTCGAACGGCGAGGCCGCCTCGGACCTGCTGATCGCAGCGCACTCAGCCGCCAGCGAGACCCATGGGGCAACCGGTCGCCGCGACGTGCTGATCCACGGCCAGTTCCTGCGCCAGGACCAGGTCGAGTCGTACGATCGGCTCGGCATCTTCCCGTCGCTGTTCCCCATGCACACCTTTTACTGGGGCGACTGGCACCGCGACCACACCCTCGGGCCGGTGAGCGCCGAGAACATCTCGCCAACGGGCTGGGTCGTGGCGCGCGGGATGAAGTTCGGCTCGCACCATGACGCCCCCGTGGCGTTTCCCGATTCCATGCGCATCCTCGACGCCACGGTCACGCGCCGCTCGCGCTCCGGGGACATCATCGGGCCGGCGCACCGTGTCGACGTGATCACGGCGCTGAAAGCCATGACGATCTGGCCGGCCTGGCAGCATTACGAGGAGCACTGGAAGGGCTCGATCGAGGCCGGCAAGCTTGCCGATCTCGTGGTCCTCTCGGCCGATCCGACCGCCATCGACCCGGAGACGATCGACCAGATCAAGGTGCTCGAGACGATCAAGAACGGCACGACAGTGTTCGCGCTCGAAGGCGCGGCCGCCTCGTCCACACCGGACCCGGTGACCAATCCTGCCATGACGCGGCTGCTCGCCGCGCTCGGCCACTACGACGGCCAGCCCAGTTTCGCGAACCCCCTCTTGCCCCGCCGCAGCACGCCCGCGACGGCCACCTGCATGAGTGAAGGAATCCTCAACCTGACCACCGCCATGCTGAGCGCCATGCCGGCGACCACGGAGCAACAACAATGA
- a CDS encoding amidohydrolase, whose translation MNMATLLEVLRIARIALVAAIGTAALTACGQPQESSPAEVAVAVPVEAAEVIYYGGDILTLDADNTVAEALAVADGRILAAGRAKTVFTHHTDATEVIDLGGRTMAPGFIDGHSHYFNALFLAEQVNLYPPPAGPGADVDSIVAELQRFAAASEIPAGQMIMAYGYDDTVMPDGRLLNRDDLDAAFPDNPVRVDHISMHGAVLNSRALEHYGIGAETETPPGGVIVRKPGTNEPWGLIMETAFLPVFEQTPPLTPEQEIAGTQAAHRMYAAAGITTAQEGATHLHQLQALTRAADAGAHSIDVVVFPFITDVDKILAEFPLELWGEYRKRLKIGGVKITIDGSPQGRTAAFTTPYLTGGPSGEENWKGELFAPQEVINQGLKKVYGLGVPVTFHVNGDAAIDSLITAHEFAAADDPTRYRNVTAIHAQFTRRDQIDAFVEYQIRPSFYTLHTYYFAEAHIANRGPEQAAYISPIRDSIDAGLRPTNHTDAPVVPLDQMFMLWSAVNRVSRAGDEIGPGQRITPLEGLKAMTLWAAEQYGEQDSKGSLEAGKVADLVILNRNPLAVDPMSIKDIRIVETIKDGRTVYRAE comes from the coding sequence ATGAACATGGCCACTTTGCTCGAAGTCCTGAGGATCGCGCGGATTGCCCTGGTTGCTGCAATCGGCACGGCGGCGCTCACTGCCTGCGGCCAACCGCAGGAGAGCAGCCCAGCGGAGGTGGCGGTGGCGGTGCCGGTCGAGGCCGCCGAGGTGATCTATTACGGCGGCGACATCCTGACACTGGACGCCGACAACACGGTCGCCGAAGCGCTGGCAGTCGCGGACGGCCGGATTCTCGCCGCAGGCCGGGCCAAGACGGTATTCACCCACCATACCGATGCGACCGAAGTGATCGACCTGGGAGGCCGCACCATGGCGCCCGGCTTCATCGACGGCCACAGCCACTACTTCAATGCCCTGTTCCTGGCCGAGCAGGTCAACCTGTACCCACCGCCGGCCGGGCCGGGCGCCGATGTCGACAGCATCGTCGCCGAGCTCCAGCGTTTCGCCGCCGCGAGTGAGATTCCTGCAGGGCAGATGATCATGGCGTACGGCTATGACGACACGGTCATGCCGGACGGACGCCTGCTCAACCGTGACGACCTGGATGCGGCCTTTCCGGACAACCCGGTGCGCGTCGACCACATCTCAATGCACGGCGCGGTGCTGAACAGCCGGGCGCTCGAGCACTACGGCATCGGCGCCGAGACCGAAACGCCGCCGGGCGGCGTCATCGTCCGCAAGCCGGGTACGAACGAGCCCTGGGGGCTGATCATGGAGACCGCCTTCCTCCCGGTCTTCGAGCAGACGCCGCCGCTTACGCCGGAGCAGGAGATCGCGGGAACCCAGGCGGCGCACCGCATGTACGCCGCAGCCGGTATCACCACGGCCCAGGAAGGCGCCACGCACCTGCACCAGCTCCAGGCGCTCACACGCGCGGCGGACGCCGGCGCCCACAGCATCGATGTCGTGGTCTTCCCCTTCATCACCGACGTGGACAAGATCCTGGCCGAGTTCCCGCTCGAGCTGTGGGGCGAGTACCGGAAGCGACTGAAGATCGGCGGCGTCAAGATCACCATCGACGGCTCTCCACAGGGCCGCACCGCTGCCTTCACGACGCCGTACCTGACGGGCGGCCCGAGCGGCGAGGAGAACTGGAAAGGCGAGCTGTTCGCCCCGCAGGAAGTCATCAACCAGGGCCTGAAAAAGGTCTATGGGCTCGGCGTGCCGGTGACGTTCCACGTCAATGGCGATGCGGCGATCGACTCGCTGATCACGGCCCACGAGTTCGCGGCGGCCGACGATCCGACCCGGTACCGCAACGTCACGGCAATCCACGCCCAGTTCACCCGCCGCGACCAGATCGACGCCTTCGTCGAGTACCAGATCAGGCCCTCCTTCTACACGCTGCACACCTACTATTTCGCGGAGGCGCATATTGCGAACCGCGGGCCGGAGCAGGCGGCGTACATCAGCCCGATCCGCGACTCGATCGACGCCGGCCTGCGGCCGACCAACCACACCGATGCACCCGTGGTACCCCTCGACCAGATGTTCATGCTCTGGTCGGCGGTCAACCGCGTCTCCCGGGCCGGCGACGAGATCGGGCCCGGCCAAAGGATCACGCCGCTGGAAGGGCTGAAGGCGATGACGCTATGGGCGGCCGAGCAGTATGGCGAGCAGGACAGCAAGGGCTCGCTGGAGGCCGGCAAGGTCGCCGACCTGGTGATCCTGAACCGTAATCCGCTGGCGGTGGATCCGATGTCAATCAAGGACATCCGGATCGTCGAGACCATCAAGGACGGGCGTACGGTCTATCGGGCCGAATGA
- a CDS encoding DUF937 domain-containing protein yields the protein MQITELLQQMGGLKNIAREIGVDEGQVQSGAEALLPAILGGLKQQAQAQPGGTNDLLGMLGKLGGGSMMDEVLGAQPTNLEQGNQLLGQIFGSKDVSRAVAQNAAGQTGLDPSSLKKMLPMLGMLVAGYMSKEGAAAPQAASPSRAGGLAGILDADGDGNPLNDVMGMLGKFKR from the coding sequence ATGCAGATCACGGAATTGTTACAGCAGATGGGCGGACTCAAGAACATCGCGCGCGAGATCGGCGTCGACGAGGGCCAGGTCCAGAGCGGCGCCGAAGCGCTCCTCCCGGCGATCCTCGGCGGGCTCAAGCAGCAGGCCCAGGCGCAACCCGGCGGGACGAACGACCTCCTCGGCATGCTCGGCAAACTGGGCGGCGGCAGCATGATGGACGAAGTGCTCGGCGCCCAGCCGACCAACCTGGAACAGGGCAACCAGCTGCTCGGCCAGATCTTCGGCTCGAAGGACGTCAGTCGCGCTGTGGCGCAGAACGCTGCAGGGCAGACGGGCCTCGACCCGAGCTCCCTGAAAAAGATGCTGCCGATGCTCGGCATGCTGGTGGCGGGCTACATGAGCAAGGAAGGCGCTGCCGCACCGCAGGCCGCGAGCCCATCCCGGGCCGGCGGCCTGGCCGGCATTCTCGACGCCGACGGCGACGGCAACCCGCTCAACGACGTCATGGGAATGCTCGGCAAGTTCAAGCGCTGA
- a CDS encoding transporter has protein sequence MRTFQAAIVALALGGLSATQGAAQESKQDLAKQLANPVAALISVPMQFNYDSNIGPADEGERWNLNIQPVIPLSLNEDWNLISRTIVPLIDQDDIFPGAGGQSGLGDIVQSAFFSPVEPTAGGWIWGVGPALLLPTATDELLGAEKWGVGPTAVALRQQGPWTYGGLVNHLVSFAGDSARGDINATFLQPFVSYTTPEAWTFTLQTESTYDWEGEQWNFPVVAVASKVTKIGDQLVSIGGGVRYYVDSPDAGAEGWGARVVITLLFPR, from the coding sequence ATGAGAACTTTCCAAGCAGCTATCGTCGCCCTCGCGCTGGGCGGCCTGTCGGCTACCCAGGGCGCGGCGCAGGAGAGCAAGCAGGACCTCGCCAAGCAGCTCGCCAACCCAGTGGCCGCCCTGATCAGCGTGCCGATGCAGTTCAATTACGACAGCAACATCGGTCCCGCGGACGAAGGGGAGCGCTGGAACCTGAACATCCAGCCGGTCATCCCGCTCAGCCTCAACGAGGACTGGAACCTCATCTCGCGCACCATCGTGCCGCTCATCGACCAGGACGACATCTTCCCGGGCGCAGGCGGGCAGAGCGGGCTGGGCGACATCGTGCAGAGCGCGTTCTTCTCGCCCGTCGAGCCGACCGCCGGCGGCTGGATCTGGGGGGTCGGTCCGGCCCTCCTGCTGCCGACCGCGACGGATGAACTGCTCGGCGCGGAGAAGTGGGGCGTGGGCCCCACGGCGGTGGCGCTGCGTCAACAGGGTCCGTGGACCTATGGCGGGCTCGTCAATCATCTCGTCTCGTTCGCTGGAGATAGCGCGCGCGGTGACATCAATGCCACCTTCCTGCAACCGTTCGTTTCGTACACCACGCCCGAGGCCTGGACCTTCACGCTGCAGACCGAGAGCACCTACGACTGGGAGGGCGAGCAGTGGAACTTTCCGGTGGTCGCGGTCGCGTCGAAGGTGACGAAAATCGGTGACCAGCTCGTGAGCATCGGCGGCGGCGTCCGCTACTACGTGGACAGCCCGGACGCGGGCGCGGAAGGCTGGGGTGCGCGTGTCGTGATCACGCTGCTGTTCCCGAGGTGA
- a CDS encoding Crp/Fnr family transcriptional regulator, with amino-acid sequence MEDLLQHGWLSRCPRRFQQAVLERGKARRYAASEFVFHLADGPAGVFGIASGSFSLIAATERNVPRVGHVMHPGGWFGEGPLMSGERRRLAVQACTAGEVVCLSLEEIEKMCSATPAWHRLFGLLAFENLAVAASIVTDLQLRRSESRLAAVLLRAAGRTVLAPDRVLIPVSLSQAELGEMANVSRQVVNATLRRWQAAGWIDLRYGEVVVNDRERLLDCTAE; translated from the coding sequence ATGGAAGATTTGTTGCAGCACGGCTGGTTGTCACGCTGCCCCCGGCGGTTCCAGCAGGCCGTGCTCGAACGGGGGAAAGCACGGCGCTACGCCGCAAGCGAGTTCGTCTTTCATCTCGCCGACGGGCCTGCCGGGGTATTCGGCATCGCCAGCGGCAGCTTCAGCCTGATCGCGGCGACGGAGCGCAACGTGCCGCGCGTCGGGCACGTGATGCATCCCGGCGGGTGGTTCGGTGAAGGTCCGCTGATGAGCGGCGAGCGGCGCCGCCTCGCGGTGCAGGCCTGCACCGCGGGGGAGGTCGTTTGCCTGTCCCTCGAAGAGATCGAAAAGATGTGCAGTGCCACCCCGGCCTGGCATCGCTTATTCGGCTTGCTGGCCTTCGAGAACCTGGCGGTCGCCGCGAGCATCGTCACGGACCTGCAACTGCGCCGCAGCGAGTCACGCCTCGCCGCCGTCCTGTTGCGCGCAGCCGGGCGCACGGTCCTGGCGCCGGACCGGGTGCTTATCCCGGTGAGCCTCAGCCAGGCCGAGCTGGGCGAGATGGCCAACGTGTCGCGCCAGGTCGTGAACGCCACGCTGCGCCGCTGGCAGGCCGCGGGGTGGATCGACCTGCGTTACGGCGAGGTCGTGGTGAACGACCGGGAGCGGCTGCTGGATTGCACCGCGGAGTGA
- a CDS encoding neutral zinc metallopeptidase — protein sequence MKWKGRRGSTNVEDVRGRRVVARAGGLGMLLNLVGRTFGMKGVLVLLVLGLVGWQMGLLDPATLMGGSQVKETAYQPSPEEQERFEFVRVVLADTEDIWAREFKRVGGQYQAPELVVYSRQYPTACGMGDARMGPFYCPADRKIYIDLTFYDELARTFEAPGDFAQAYVIAHEVGHHVQNLLGISGQVAALRGRPEYNQHSVRLELQADYLAGVWAHHNRQYLERGDIEEAMQAANQIGDDAIQLRTQGRVVPHAFTHGSSEQRMRWFRRGLESGRIEEGGTFEMPFERL from the coding sequence ATGAAATGGAAGGGCCGACGGGGCAGCACGAACGTAGAGGACGTCCGGGGCAGGCGGGTCGTGGCGAGAGCGGGCGGGCTCGGCATGCTGCTCAACCTGGTGGGTCGGACCTTCGGCATGAAGGGCGTCCTGGTGCTCCTGGTGCTCGGCCTCGTCGGCTGGCAGATGGGCCTGCTCGACCCCGCCACGCTCATGGGCGGCAGCCAGGTGAAGGAAACCGCGTACCAGCCGAGTCCGGAGGAGCAGGAACGCTTCGAGTTCGTGCGCGTCGTGCTGGCCGACACCGAGGACATCTGGGCAAGGGAGTTCAAACGTGTCGGCGGCCAGTACCAGGCGCCCGAGCTCGTCGTGTACAGCCGGCAGTACCCCACCGCCTGCGGCATGGGCGATGCGCGCATGGGGCCGTTCTACTGCCCGGCGGACCGGAAAATCTATATCGACCTGACTTTTTACGATGAACTCGCGCGCACCTTCGAGGCGCCGGGGGATTTCGCGCAGGCCTACGTGATAGCTCACGAGGTCGGCCACCACGTGCAGAACCTGCTGGGGATCTCGGGGCAGGTCGCGGCGTTGCGCGGACGACCGGAATACAACCAGCACTCCGTGCGGCTGGAACTTCAGGCGGATTACCTGGCCGGCGTATGGGCCCACCACAACCGCCAATACCTCGAGCGTGGCGACATCGAGGAAGCCATGCAGGCCGCCAACCAGATCGGCGACGATGCCATACAGCTGCGCACGCAGGGCCGGGTGGTGCCGCATGCCTTCACCCACGGCAGTTCCGAGCAACGTATGCGCTGGTTCAGGCGCGGGCTCGAAAGTGGCCGGATCGAGGAGGGAGGCACCTTCGAGATGCCGTTCGAACGTCTTTGA
- a CDS encoding phosphoketolase family protein: protein MSSTHVAPRPLSDKELDLLDAWWRAANYLSVGQIYLFDNPLLKERLERKHIKPRLLGHWGTCPGLNMLCAHLNRVIKRDDLDMIYMIGPGHGGPSMVAHAYLEGTYSEVYPEISQDAEGMQKLFKQFSFPGGIPSHVAPETPGSIHEGGELGYALSHAFGAAFDNPDLIVACVVGDGEAETGPLATSWHSNKFLNPARDGCVLPILHLNGYKIANPCFLARIPREELTKLFEGMGYKPHFVEGHEPQAVHQQLAAVLDTVLAEIRAIQANARENGDLRRPAWPMIVFRTPKGWTCPPEIDGKKCEDYWRSHQVPMGDMDNESHIRVLEEWMKSYRPEELFDEQGGLLPEIAALAPEGARRMSANPHANGGLLTRDLKLPDYRNYAVDVPRPGATIAESARVMGTYLRDVMKRNLDSRNFRLFSPDENNSNRWQDVLEVTDRCYMAEIYPEDANLSPDGRVMEVLSEHQCQGWLEGYLLTGRHGFFSCYEAFIHIIDSMFNQHAKWLKVCNHIPWRRPIPSLNYFLSSHVWRQDHNGLSHQDPGFIDHVVNKKAEVIRVYLPPDANCLLSVTQHCLKSRNYVNVVVAGKQPAPQWLTMDQAVKHCAAGVSIWEWASNDADSEPDVVMACCGDVPTLETLAAVALLREHLPEIKVRVINVVNLMKLQPQVEHPHGLSDREFDALFTTDKPIIFAFHGYPWLIHRLTYRRSNHKNLHVRGYKEEGTTTTPFDMAVINDLDRFHLCEDVIDRLPQLGSRSAYFKQRLREKLIDHKNYIEKHGDDMPEISGWRWGQREVMATAGTSTEGDNV, encoded by the coding sequence ATGAGTTCGACACACGTAGCGCCCCGGCCCCTGTCCGACAAGGAACTCGACCTGCTCGACGCCTGGTGGCGCGCGGCGAACTACCTGTCCGTCGGGCAGATCTACCTGTTCGACAATCCGCTCCTGAAGGAACGGCTCGAGCGCAAGCACATCAAGCCCCGCCTGCTGGGCCACTGGGGCACCTGTCCCGGGCTCAACATGTTGTGCGCGCATCTGAACCGCGTCATCAAGCGCGACGACCTCGACATGATCTACATGATCGGTCCGGGCCACGGCGGGCCGTCCATGGTCGCGCATGCTTATCTCGAGGGCACCTACAGCGAGGTCTATCCCGAGATCAGCCAGGACGCCGAGGGCATGCAGAAGCTGTTCAAGCAGTTCAGCTTCCCCGGCGGCATCCCGAGTCACGTGGCGCCGGAGACCCCGGGCAGCATCCACGAGGGCGGCGAACTCGGCTACGCGCTCAGCCACGCCTTTGGCGCGGCCTTCGACAACCCGGATCTCATCGTGGCCTGCGTGGTGGGCGACGGGGAGGCCGAGACAGGGCCGCTGGCCACCAGCTGGCACAGCAACAAGTTCCTGAACCCGGCGCGCGACGGCTGCGTGCTGCCGATCCTGCACCTCAACGGCTACAAGATCGCCAACCCGTGTTTTCTTGCCCGTATTCCGCGGGAAGAGCTCACCAAGCTGTTCGAAGGCATGGGCTACAAGCCGCATTTCGTCGAGGGCCACGAGCCGCAGGCGGTACACCAGCAGCTCGCCGCCGTGCTCGACACCGTGCTGGCCGAGATCCGGGCCATCCAGGCGAACGCACGAGAGAACGGCGACCTGCGCCGCCCCGCCTGGCCGATGATCGTGTTCCGCACGCCCAAGGGCTGGACCTGCCCGCCGGAGATCGACGGCAAGAAGTGCGAGGACTACTGGCGCAGCCACCAGGTGCCGATGGGCGACATGGACAACGAGTCGCACATCCGCGTGCTCGAAGAATGGATGAAGAGCTACCGGCCGGAGGAACTGTTCGACGAGCAAGGCGGACTCCTGCCGGAGATCGCGGCCCTCGCGCCGGAGGGTGCGCGCCGCATGAGCGCCAATCCGCACGCCAACGGCGGGCTGTTGACGCGTGATCTCAAGCTGCCGGATTACCGCAATTACGCCGTGGACGTGCCCAGGCCCGGCGCGACCATCGCCGAATCGGCCCGGGTGATGGGCACTTACCTGCGCGACGTGATGAAGCGCAACCTCGACAGCAGGAACTTCCGCCTGTTCAGCCCGGACGAGAACAACTCGAACCGCTGGCAGGACGTGCTCGAGGTCACCGACCGCTGCTACATGGCCGAGATCTACCCGGAGGACGCCAACCTCTCGCCGGACGGGCGGGTCATGGAGGTGCTGAGCGAGCACCAGTGCCAGGGCTGGCTCGAGGGCTATCTCTTGACCGGGCGCCACGGGTTCTTTTCCTGCTACGAGGCCTTCATCCACATCATCGACTCGATGTTCAACCAGCACGCCAAGTGGCTGAAGGTGTGCAATCACATCCCGTGGCGCCGTCCGATCCCTTCGCTGAACTACTTCCTCAGCTCGCACGTCTGGCGCCAGGACCACAACGGCCTGAGTCACCAGGACCCGGGCTTCATCGACCACGTGGTCAACAAGAAAGCCGAGGTGATCCGGGTCTACCTCCCGCCCGACGCGAACTGCCTGCTGTCCGTGACGCAGCACTGCCTGAAGAGCCGCAACTACGTGAACGTGGTGGTGGCCGGCAAGCAACCCGCGCCGCAGTGGCTGACGATGGACCAGGCGGTCAAGCACTGCGCCGCCGGGGTGAGCATCTGGGAGTGGGCGAGCAACGACGCGGACAGCGAGCCGGACGTGGTGATGGCCTGTTGCGGCGACGTGCCGACGCTGGAGACGCTGGCGGCGGTGGCGTTGCTGCGCGAGCACCTGCCCGAGATCAAGGTACGCGTCATCAACGTCGTCAACCTGATGAAGCTGCAGCCGCAGGTCGAGCATCCGCACGGCCTCTCGGATCGCGAGTTCGACGCGCTGTTCACGACCGACAAGCCGATCATCTTCGCTTTTCACGGTTACCCGTGGCTGATCCACCGCCTGACCTACCGGCGCAGCAACCACAAGAACCTGCACGTGCGCGGCTACAAGGAGGAGGGCACCACCACCACGCCCTTCGACATGGCGGTGATCAACGATCTCGACCGCTTCCACCTGTGCGAGGACGTGATCGACCGCCTGCCGCAGCTCGGCAGCCGCTCCGCGTATTTCAAGCAGCGCCTGCGCGAGAAGCTGATCGACCACAAGAACTACATCGAGAAGCACGGCGACGACATGCCCGAGATCAGCGGCTGGCGCTGGGGACAGCGCGAGGTCATGGCGACCGCCGGCACCTCGACCGAGGGCGACAACGTATAG
- the pseB gene encoding UDP-N-acetylglucosamine 4,6-dehydratase (inverting) produces the protein MKDLQSILVTGGTGSFGKAFIRTVLARHPDIKRLVVFSRDELKQFEMAQEFSPERYPGLRYFLGDVRDEARLSRALEGIDTVVHAAALKQVPAAEYNPFEFIKTNVLGAQNVIDACLNNDVKRVVALSTDKAAAPINLYGATKLCSDKLFTAANNIKGWRDLRFSVVRYGNVMGSRGSVIPFFLEKRKTGVLPITHGDMTRFNITLQEGVDMVLWALENAHGGEIFVPKIPSYRILDVAAAIGPDCRHEVLGIRPGEKIHEEMITSSDSFYTVDLGDYYAILSPTGALGVEAYCERFGGTPVEPGYAYNSGANPEFLSVEQLRALVREHIDPDFAV, from the coding sequence ATGAAAGACCTGCAATCCATCCTGGTGACCGGGGGAACCGGCTCCTTCGGCAAGGCCTTCATAAGGACCGTGCTGGCGCGCCACCCGGACATCAAGCGCCTGGTGGTGTTCTCCCGCGACGAGCTCAAGCAGTTCGAGATGGCCCAGGAGTTCAGCCCGGAGCGCTACCCGGGGCTGCGCTATTTCCTCGGCGACGTGCGCGATGAGGCGCGGCTCAGTCGGGCGCTGGAAGGCATCGACACGGTGGTGCACGCGGCGGCACTCAAGCAGGTGCCGGCGGCGGAGTACAACCCCTTCGAGTTCATCAAGACCAACGTCCTCGGCGCGCAGAACGTGATCGACGCCTGCCTGAACAACGACGTGAAGCGGGTGGTGGCGCTGTCCACCGACAAGGCGGCGGCGCCGATCAATCTCTACGGCGCGACCAAGCTTTGCTCGGACAAGCTGTTCACGGCGGCGAACAACATCAAGGGCTGGCGGGACCTGCGCTTCTCGGTCGTGCGCTACGGCAACGTGATGGGCAGCCGCGGTTCGGTGATCCCGTTTTTCCTGGAAAAGCGCAAGACCGGGGTGCTGCCGATCACTCACGGCGACATGACGCGCTTCAACATCACCCTGCAGGAAGGCGTGGACATGGTGCTGTGGGCGCTGGAGAACGCCCACGGCGGCGAGATCTTCGTCCCCAAGATCCCGAGTTACCGCATCCTCGACGTCGCTGCGGCGATCGGCCCGGATTGCCGCCACGAGGTGCTGGGAATCCGCCCGGGCGAGAAGATCCACGAGGAAATGATCACCTCCAGCGACAGCTTCTACACGGTGGATCTCGGCGATTACTACGCGATCCTGTCGCCCACGGGCGCGCTCGGCGTGGAAGCCTATTGCGAGCGATTTGGCGGCACGCCGGTCGAACCGGGCTACGCCTACAACAGCGGCGCCAATCCGGAGTTTCTCAGCGTCGAGCAGCTCCGCGCCCTGGTCCGGGAGCACATCGATCCGGATTTCGCGGTCTAG